CGAAGGTGCCGCCGACGCGGCCGTCCACGTCGCCGGCGCGCAGCGTCAGGTGGATGTCCTTGCCCTCGAAGCGCCCGCCGATGCGGCCCGACAGGCGCTCGCCGTTCCAGTCCGCGTGCACGTCGTAGCCCTGGGTGATTCCGCCAATGCGTCCGTTCAGGTTCGCCATGTCACGAGGTACGCGCCAGAGCCGGCGATGGTTGCGGCGCGGCCGCCAGCGCCACGCCAGCCACGCACAGCGCCAGGCCCGCCAGCGAGGCCGCGCTCAGGCGCTCGCCGTACAGCAGCCACGTCTCCAGCACGGCCAGCGGCGGCACCAGGTAGAACAGGCTGCCCACCCGCGCGGCCGGCAGGTCGCGGAGCAGCGTCATCAGCAGCAGGATCGCCCCGACCGACAGCACCAGCACCAGCCACGTCAGCGACACCACGAACTCCGTGGTCCAGTGGACCTCGCCGCCGCCGCGCGCCAGCGTCACGAGGCCCAGCGCGGCGGCGCTCGCCACGTACTGCGCGGTGGTGCCGCCCAGCAGCGGCATGTCGGCCCCCACCCGGCGCTGGTACAGCGTGCCCGCCGTGGTGCACGCCAGCGCGACCAGCGCCGCCACGACGGCCCCGGTGCCCACGCTGCCCCCGGCGCCCACCCGGCCCTCCACGACCAGCAGCACGCCCACGAAGCCCAGGGCCAGCCCCGCCCACTGCCGCGACGTGACCCGCTCGCCCAGCACCGGCCACGACAACCCCGCGGTCAGCAGCGGCTGCACGCCCACCAGCACGCTGGTGATGCCGGCGGGCAGGCCCAGCCAGATCGCGGTGGTCACGCCGCCCAGGTACCCGGCGTGCAGCAGCAGGCCCGTCACGGCGGCGCGGCCCGCCTGCCCGCGCGTGGGCCACGGAGCGCGCAGCAGCGCGGTCAGCAGCCCCATCAGCCCGGCGGCGATGGTGAAGCGCAGCGCCAGGAATGCAAAAGGATCGGCGTTGCGCGCCGCACCCTTCGTGCCGATGAAGCCCGTGCTCCACAGCACCACGAACAGCAGCGGCGCGGCGGCCAGGGCAGCGGACTTCACGCGGGACATACGGCAGGCTAGTGCAGCGTGCACCGGCCCGCGTTCACGTCGTCCAGGATCGCTGGCACAGCACCAGCCGGTAGCCGTCCGGGTCGGCCACGGTCACGCCCCAGCGCTCCCAGTACGGATTCAGCGCCGTGACCCGCCGCCCGCCGTGCGCCACCATCCGCTCGACCAGCGCGGGCGGCACCGGCGCGTCCAGATACAGCACCAGCAGGTCCTCCGGCGTGGGCGTCGGCCGGACGTCGTGGTGCCGCGCCCGCGTGAGTTCCAGGTGCCAGAGCGCGCCCGGCACGCCCAGCATCAGCAACTCGGCGAAGTCGTCGGCATCGCTGCGCCACAGCACGCTCAGGCCCACGCCGTCCACGTAGAACGCCTCGGCGGCGCGCAGATCCGCACTCGGCCGCGCGATGCGGATGGGCGTGGCGGCCGTGACGGTGGGCGGCGTCATCCGGGGGCTCCGGCGACCACCGTGTCCTCCGCCGTGAGGGTGCGGCCCCCGTCCCACGCGAGCGTGAAGGGTGCGGGCACGGCGGGCCGTCCATCCGGCATCCACCCGCGTCCGGCGGGCACCACGATCAGCATGCCGTCGTGGCTGCCCACGGCGGTGAAGGTGTCGCTCTGGCCGTTGAAGGGGAAGATGCCGCGCTCCTCGCCCAGCCGGCGCACGGCGGCGGGGACGTCCCGCACCACCACGCCGTACTCGCTGAGGTGCAGGACATGCTGCGGCCCGAAGAAGCCCGCATGGTCGTGCGGCCGGTCATGCCGGGCGATGAATTCCACGATGTTCCCGGCCGGGTCGTCGAAGTACACGTTGGTGGTGTTCCAGCGGGCGTTCGGCCCGAAACAGGTGCGGCCGTCCGCGTCGGCCAGCAGGAGCACGCGCGCTCCCAGCCACGCCTGCGCGCCGTCCACCAGCGTGCGGGGAATGTCGAGGGCGAAGTGCGAGAACGCCGCGTGGGCCGGGTCATGCACGAAGGTCACGCGGCTGGCACCGACCTGCACGGTCACATGCTGCGGCGTGTCCTCCAGGAGGTTCAGGCCGAGGGTGCCGGCGTAGAAGTCGCGCTGGGCACCGAGGTCGCGGGCGTGCAGGGTCAGGTGGTCGAGGTGCATGGGCGCTCCAGTGGGGGAGAGGGGCCGGTGGTCACGGGCGGACGGTGAGGGCGCGGAGAAACGGCGGCGCGGTCATGTCCCTATCGTGAAACCTCACGTACACTTGAGGTCAAGTGCCGCCCGAGCCCTCCTTTGTCCTGACGCCCGCCCAGGTGGCCGAGCGCTCCGGCCTGAGCGTGCCCACGCTGCACCACTACGAACGCGAGGGCCTGATCCGCAGCGCCCGCACCACCGGCAACCAGCGCCGCTACGCCCGCGAGACGCTGCGCCGCCTTGCGTTCATCCGCGCGGCCGTGCGGGTCGGGGTGCCGCTGGCGGAGATCCGCGCCGCGCTGAACACCCTGCCGGAGGGCCGCACGCCCACCCGCGCGGACTGGGCGGCCCTGTCCGCGCGCTGGCGGACGCAGCTCGATGGGCGCATCGCGGCGCTGATCCGGCTGCGCGACGACCTGAGCGGCTGTATCGCGTGCGGGTGCCTGTCGCTGGAGACCTGCGCGCTGCATAACCCCCGCGACGAGGCCAGCCGCCGCCACCCGGGCCGCAGCCGGCTCAGCTGAGGCGCTGTGCCCGGGCTGCGGGCGCCGGCCGCTCGGGGACGAAACTCAGGGCGATCAGCGCCAGGCCCGCCCACTGCCCGCCGCTGAGGGTATGGCCCCGCAGCAGGTCGATCAGCAGCGCCGTCGCCGGGCTCAGCCGGGTTAGCAGCGAGACCTGTACGGCCGAGGAGTGCTGGATGCCCCGGAACCACAGCGCGTACGCCAGCGCGGTGGTCACCACGACCATGTACGCCAGCCACGGCCACTGCCCGGCCGTGGGCAGCGCCGGAACGCCCTCCAGCAGCAGCGCGAGCGGCACCAGCAGCACGCCGCCCCACGTGAGCTGCCACGCCGTGACCGACAGCATGGCGGTGCCCGGCGGCGTGCCCCACGCGCTGCTCAGCAGGTAGCCGCCGGACGCGGCGACCACGCTGACCACGCCGGCCACGACACCCCAGGGGTCCAGCCGCGCGCCCGGCCCCAGCACCAGCAGCGCCACACCCACCAGCCCGAGCAGCGCCGCGCCCAGCGTGTGCCGCGTGGGCGCCTGGCGCCACGCCACCAGATTGAAGGCGATGATCAGCAGCGGCCCGAGGGCGCCGAGTGTGGCCGCCACGCCCCCGCTGAGGCGGCTGGCACTGATGAACAGCGTCCCGAAGAACAGCCCGAAGTTCAGCGCGCCGAGCAGCAGGCTCCTGCCCCACCACATGCCGCGCGGCAACTCGCGCACCACCAGCAGGAGCAGCACGCCGGCCAGCAGCGCGCGCAGGGCGGCGACCGTGAGCGGCCCCAGCGGACGCAGCTCGTCCAGCACGAGGTAGCTCGTGCCCCAGCTGAGCGGGGCCAGGGCTGCCATGGTCAGGGGCGAGAAGAGCTTCATCTCTAAAAACTTTAGTACTAAAATATTTGGAAAGCAAGCACCCCGCCCGCTACACTCCGCGCATGACCACCGTGGCCCTGCTCGACCGTATTCGGCACGACTGGCACGCGCGGGAGCCGGAGCTGGACACCGCGCCCATGCTGACCTTCATCACCCTGAGCCGCGCGCAGTCGCTGCTGGGCACAGCGGTGCGCTCGACTGCGGCCCGGGCGGGGCTTACCTCCGGCACCCGCGACGTGCTGTTCACGCTGTACCGCTCCGAGCCGCCCCAGGGCCTGCCGCCGGGCGAACTCGCCGCGCTGCTGGCCGTGTCGCCCGCCACCATCACGGGGTGCGCCGACACGCTGGAGGAGCGCGGCCTGCTCACCCGCACCCTCGACCCGGACGACCGGCGGTCGTGGCGCATCGCCCTCACGGACGCCGGCCGCGACCTCGTCCGCACGCACCTGCCCGAGCACCTCGCGTTCGAGCGTCAGCTCCTGGCTGCGCTGACGCCGGACGAGACCGCGGCGCTGGAGGCGCTGCTGCGCAAGCTCATCGCTCACGCCGAGGCGAACGCCCTGGTCTGATCCGGCACGGGCAGCGTGACCGTGAATTCCGCGCCGCCCTCCGGGTGGTTTCGGGCCTCCAGGGTGCCGCCCTGCGCCTCGGTCAGCGCCCGCGCGATCGCCAGGCCCAGTCCCGAACTCGCCCGGCCCTGTGGATCGCGGGTGCGGCTGGCGTCCGCGCGGTAGAAGCGCTCGAAGGCCCGCGACAGCGCGTCCGGCGCGAAGCCCGGCCCGTGGTCGCGCACCGTCAGCTGCACCACCGGGCCGGCGGCGCGGGCGCTCAGTTCCACGGCGCCGGGCGCAGCGTAGCGCAGGGCGTTGTCCAGCACGTTCTGGAGGGTCTGCCGCAGCCGGTCGGGGTCCGCCTGCACGGCCACGCCCGGCTCGGTGTGCAGCGTCAGGGTGACGCCCGCCTCGCCGGCCCGGCGCGCGTAGGTGTCCGCGAGCGCGCCCAGCAGCGCCCCGGCGTCCACGGGTTGCAGGGTCAGGCTCAGGGCGCCGCCCTCCGCGAGCGACAGCAGGCGCAGGTCCGTGACCAGCCGCGCCAGCAGCAGCACCTCGCCGTGCAGCCGTGACAGCGCGGCGTCATCGGCGGGCTGAACGCCGTCCTGCATCGCCTCGATCTCGGAGCGCAGCACCGACAGCGGCGTGCGCAGATCGTGCGCAATGTCCGCGACCAGCCCGCGCCGCCACGCCTCCTGCCGCGCCAGGCTGGCCGTGAGGTCGTTGAACGCGAGGGTCAGGGCACGCAGCTCGTCGTGGCGGGGCGGCACCGGCAGGGTCACGCCGCGCTCGCCGGATTGCAACCGGCCCGCGCCGTCGGCCAGCCGCAGCAGCGGCAACGTGAGCTGCCGCGTGATCAGCGCCGCCACCACCGTCGAGAGCAGCGTGTTGATCACGGCCGCGCGGACTGCGCCCCCCATGATCGTGCGCCCCGCCTGCCGCACCAGCGCGTCCCAGTCGGCCGCCGACAGCGTCACGCTGGTCTCAGGCCGGAACTGCGCGAGCACCTGCATGGTCGTGCCCACCGTCATCCCGGTGGTCAGGATCACGGCCAGCAGCGCCGTGAGCATGAACGCGCGTCCCAGCCGCGAGCGCAGCCCCCAGCGGCGCCGGCCGTGCGGACGGCCCGGCCAGCGTTTCAGGTGCCGGAGCTGCTCCCGGCGCCGGTCCTGGAGGTGCCCGCGCGGCTCCGTCACGCCGCGCCCACCCGCAGGCGGTAGCCCACGCCGCGCACGGTGTCCAGCAGCGCGGCGTCCTCACCGAACTTGCGGCGCAGGTTCTTCACGTGCGCGTCCACCGTCCGCTCGTCCGTGCCGCGCTCCAGGCCGCCCAGGGCCGCCAGCAGCTCCGCGCGGGTGCGCACCACGCCCGGGTCGCGCGCCAGCAGGGCCAGCAGCCGCACCTCGGCCACCGTCACGTCCAGCGCCGCGCCGCGCAACGTGACCGTGAAGGCCGCCGGGTCCACCACCAGCGGCCCGGCGTGCAGCGCGCCCACGATCTCCGGCCCGCCGCCCGCCCGGCGCAGCACCGCCTTCACGCGCGCCACCACCTCGCGCGGGCTGTACGGCTTGACCACGTAATCGTCCGCACCGATGCCCAGACCCAGCAGGCGGTCGATCTCCTCGTCGCGCGCGGTCAGCATGATGATCGGTACACCCGACTCGGCCCGCACCCGCCGCGCGACC
This region of Deinococcus metalli genomic DNA includes:
- a CDS encoding DMT family transporter translates to MSRVKSAALAAAPLLFVVLWSTGFIGTKGAARNADPFAFLALRFTIAAGLMGLLTALLRAPWPTRGQAGRAAVTGLLLHAGYLGGVTTAIWLGLPAGITSVLVGVQPLLTAGLSWPVLGERVTSRQWAGLALGFVGVLLVVEGRVGAGGSVGTGAVVAALVALACTTAGTLYQRRVGADMPLLGGTTAQYVASAAALGLVTLARGGGEVHWTTEFVVSLTWLVLVLSVGAILLLMTLLRDLPAARVGSLFYLVPPLAVLETWLLYGERLSAASLAGLALCVAGVALAAAPQPSPALARTS
- a CDS encoding VOC family protein, whose translation is MTPPTVTAATPIRIARPSADLRAAEAFYVDGVGLSVLWRSDADDFAELLMLGVPGALWHLELTRARHHDVRPTPTPEDLLVLYLDAPVPPALVERMVAHGGRRVTALNPYWERWGVTVADPDGYRLVLCQRSWTT
- a CDS encoding VOC family protein, with protein sequence MHLDHLTLHARDLGAQRDFYAGTLGLNLLEDTPQHVTVQVGASRVTFVHDPAHAAFSHFALDIPRTLVDGAQAWLGARVLLLADADGRTCFGPNARWNTTNVYFDDPAGNIVEFIARHDRPHDHAGFFGPQHVLHLSEYGVVVRDVPAAVRRLGEERGIFPFNGQSDTFTAVGSHDGMLIVVPAGRGWMPDGRPAVPAPFTLAWDGGRTLTAEDTVVAGAPG
- the soxR gene encoding redox-sensitive transcriptional activator SoxR, with translation MPPEPSFVLTPAQVAERSGLSVPTLHHYEREGLIRSARTTGNQRRYARETLRRLAFIRAAVRVGVPLAEIRAALNTLPEGRTPTRADWAALSARWRTQLDGRIAALIRLRDDLSGCIACGCLSLETCALHNPRDEASRRHPGRSRLS
- a CDS encoding EamA family transporter, whose translation is MKLFSPLTMAALAPLSWGTSYLVLDELRPLGPLTVAALRALLAGVLLLLVVRELPRGMWWGRSLLLGALNFGLFFGTLFISASRLSGGVAATLGALGPLLIIAFNLVAWRQAPTRHTLGAALLGLVGVALLVLGPGARLDPWGVVAGVVSVVAASGGYLLSSAWGTPPGTAMLSVTAWQLTWGGVLLVPLALLLEGVPALPTAGQWPWLAYMVVVTTALAYALWFRGIQHSSAVQVSLLTRLSPATALLIDLLRGHTLSGGQWAGLALIALSFVPERPAPAARAQRLS
- a CDS encoding MarR family winged helix-turn-helix transcriptional regulator, whose translation is MTTVALLDRIRHDWHAREPELDTAPMLTFITLSRAQSLLGTAVRSTAARAGLTSGTRDVLFTLYRSEPPQGLPPGELAALLAVSPATITGCADTLEERGLLTRTLDPDDRRSWRIALTDAGRDLVRTHLPEHLAFERQLLAALTPDETAALEALLRKLIAHAEANALV
- a CDS encoding sensor histidine kinase, whose translation is MTEPRGHLQDRRREQLRHLKRWPGRPHGRRRWGLRSRLGRAFMLTALLAVILTTGMTVGTTMQVLAQFRPETSVTLSAADWDALVRQAGRTIMGGAVRAAVINTLLSTVVAALITRQLTLPLLRLADGAGRLQSGERGVTLPVPPRHDELRALTLAFNDLTASLARQEAWRRGLVADIAHDLRTPLSVLRSEIEAMQDGVQPADDAALSRLHGEVLLLARLVTDLRLLSLAEGGALSLTLQPVDAGALLGALADTYARRAGEAGVTLTLHTEPGVAVQADPDRLRQTLQNVLDNALRYAAPGAVELSARAAGPVVQLTVRDHGPGFAPDALSRAFERFYRADASRTRDPQGRASSGLGLAIARALTEAQGGTLEARNHPEGGAEFTVTLPVPDQTRAFASA
- a CDS encoding response regulator, with the translated sequence MSTILIVEDEPRLADILEVYLRREGFHTERAGDGRRALELWRAARPALILLDLMLPELDGLEVARRVRAESGVPIIMLTARDEEIDRLLGLGIGADDYVVKPYSPREVVARVKAVLRRAGGGPEIVGALHAGPLVVDPAAFTVTLRGAALDVTVAEVRLLALLARDPGVVRTRAELLAALGGLERGTDERTVDAHVKNLRRKFGEDAALLDTVRGVGYRLRVGAA